A window from Solanum stenotomum isolate F172 chromosome 5, ASM1918654v1, whole genome shotgun sequence encodes these proteins:
- the LOC125866014 gene encoding probable aminotransferase TAT2 isoform X1 produces the protein MEGNLGGGVNNQIEIETPNNITIKGILGLLMANTEATDIKKVISLGMGDPTLYSCFHSPDVAHDAVIESLTSHKFNGYSPTVGLPQTRKAIADYLSRELPEKLCADDVYITAGCTQAIELALSILARPGSNILLPRPGFPIYALCAAFRHIEVRYFDLIPDKGWEVDLNAVEALADHNTIGIVVINPGNPCGNVYSYQHLQEITETAKKLRTIVIADEVYGHLAFGANPFVPMGIFGDIAPVLTLGSLSKRWLVPGWRLGWLVTNDPNGTLKTPKFVERIKKYCDICGGPATFIQAAVPRIIQQTEDVFFRKTVNLLKWTADICCEKIKEIPCISCPYKPEGSMAVMVKLHLPLMVDISDDIDFCFKLAKEESVVLLPGLAVGLKNWIRITFAADPVSLEEALGRLKSFCQRHSYLQNDHH, from the exons ATGGAAGGCAATTTGGGTGGCGGAGttaacaatcaaattgaaattgaaaccCCAAACAACATCACAATCAAAGGGATTCTTGGATTGTTAATGGCAAATACAGAGGCAACAGATATCAAGAAAGTTATATCATTAGGAATGGGTGACCCAACATTATATTCTTGTTTTCATTCACCTGATGTTGCACATGATgctgttattgaatctcttacTTCTCACAAATTCAATGGTTATTCACCTACTGTGGGGCTTCCTCAAACAAGAAA GGCGATTGCAGATTATTTGTCGCGTGAGCTCCCAGAAAAGTTATGTGCAGATGATGTTTATATCACAGCTGGTTGCACCCAAGCCATTGAATTAGCATTGTCGATTCTGGCTCGTCCTGGTTCTAACATATTGCTACCGAGGCCTGGTTTCCCAATTTATGCACTTTGTGCTGCATTTAGACACATCGAAGTTCGATACTTTGATCTCATTCCAGACAAAGGTTGGGAGGTTGATCTCAATGCTGTTGAAGCTCTAGCAGATCATAACACGATCGGAATAGTTGTTATAAATCCTGGGAATCCTTGTGGAAATGTTTATAGTTACCAGCATCTTCAAGAG ATCACGGAAACTGCTAAGAAGCTTAGGACCATAGTGATTGCGGATGAAGTATATGGTCATCTTGCTTTTGGGGCTAACCCCTTTGTACCAATGGGAATTTTCGGAGACATTGCTCCTGTGCTTACTCTCGGTTCTTTGTCTAAGCGATGGTTAGTCCCTGGCTGGCGCCTAGGTTGGCTTGTCACAAATGATCCTAATGGCACCTTAAAAACTCCAAAG TTTGTTGAACGTATTAAGAAGTATTGTGACATTTGCGGAGGTCCAGCTACCTTTATACAG GCGGCTGTCCCTCGCATTATTCAGCAAACTGAAGACGTTTTCTTCAGGAAGACCGTTAACTTGTTGAAGTGGACTGCAGACATTTGTTGCGAAAAGATAAAGGAGATTCCTTGTATTAGCTGTCCGTATAAACCAGAAGGATCAATGGCCGTAATG GTGAAGCTGCATCTACCACTTATGGTAGACATAAGCGATGATATTGACTTCTGTTTCAAACTGGCGAAAGAGGAATCCGTTGTACTCCTTCCAG GACTTGCTGTGGGTTTGAAGAACTGGATTAGAATAACCTTTGCCGCGGATCCAGTTTCTCTTGAAGAAGCACTAGGAAGGCTCAAGTCTTTCTGTCAAAGGCATTCGTATCTACAAAATGATCATCATTGA
- the LOC125866014 gene encoding probable aminotransferase TAT2 isoform X2, producing the protein MGDPTLYSCFHSPDVAHDAVIESLTSHKFNGYSPTVGLPQTRKAIADYLSRELPEKLCADDVYITAGCTQAIELALSILARPGSNILLPRPGFPIYALCAAFRHIEVRYFDLIPDKGWEVDLNAVEALADHNTIGIVVINPGNPCGNVYSYQHLQEITETAKKLRTIVIADEVYGHLAFGANPFVPMGIFGDIAPVLTLGSLSKRWLVPGWRLGWLVTNDPNGTLKTPKFVERIKKYCDICGGPATFIQAAVPRIIQQTEDVFFRKTVNLLKWTADICCEKIKEIPCISCPYKPEGSMAVMVKLHLPLMVDISDDIDFCFKLAKEESVVLLPGLAVGLKNWIRITFAADPVSLEEALGRLKSFCQRHSYLQNDHH; encoded by the exons ATGGGTGACCCAACATTATATTCTTGTTTTCATTCACCTGATGTTGCACATGATgctgttattgaatctcttacTTCTCACAAATTCAATGGTTATTCACCTACTGTGGGGCTTCCTCAAACAAGAAA GGCGATTGCAGATTATTTGTCGCGTGAGCTCCCAGAAAAGTTATGTGCAGATGATGTTTATATCACAGCTGGTTGCACCCAAGCCATTGAATTAGCATTGTCGATTCTGGCTCGTCCTGGTTCTAACATATTGCTACCGAGGCCTGGTTTCCCAATTTATGCACTTTGTGCTGCATTTAGACACATCGAAGTTCGATACTTTGATCTCATTCCAGACAAAGGTTGGGAGGTTGATCTCAATGCTGTTGAAGCTCTAGCAGATCATAACACGATCGGAATAGTTGTTATAAATCCTGGGAATCCTTGTGGAAATGTTTATAGTTACCAGCATCTTCAAGAG ATCACGGAAACTGCTAAGAAGCTTAGGACCATAGTGATTGCGGATGAAGTATATGGTCATCTTGCTTTTGGGGCTAACCCCTTTGTACCAATGGGAATTTTCGGAGACATTGCTCCTGTGCTTACTCTCGGTTCTTTGTCTAAGCGATGGTTAGTCCCTGGCTGGCGCCTAGGTTGGCTTGTCACAAATGATCCTAATGGCACCTTAAAAACTCCAAAG TTTGTTGAACGTATTAAGAAGTATTGTGACATTTGCGGAGGTCCAGCTACCTTTATACAG GCGGCTGTCCCTCGCATTATTCAGCAAACTGAAGACGTTTTCTTCAGGAAGACCGTTAACTTGTTGAAGTGGACTGCAGACATTTGTTGCGAAAAGATAAAGGAGATTCCTTGTATTAGCTGTCCGTATAAACCAGAAGGATCAATGGCCGTAATG GTGAAGCTGCATCTACCACTTATGGTAGACATAAGCGATGATATTGACTTCTGTTTCAAACTGGCGAAAGAGGAATCCGTTGTACTCCTTCCAG GACTTGCTGTGGGTTTGAAGAACTGGATTAGAATAACCTTTGCCGCGGATCCAGTTTCTCTTGAAGAAGCACTAGGAAGGCTCAAGTCTTTCTGTCAAAGGCATTCGTATCTACAAAATGATCATCATTGA
- the LOC125866015 gene encoding uncharacterized protein LOC125866015 yields MLQTKSFLSSNYFFPLTFPPNPITSLTPFHNFLQKSNSTRRSVSATKSHAPSSLLAEAPDETVVSGDETNNAPPEEGPIELPSSITNIFATSDDPSPLQTATSLLLTGAISVFLFRSLRRRAKRAKELKLRSTGAKKTLKEEAVESLKAITPTPIDAKTPPSPAQALLGGLTAGVIALLLYKFTTTIEASLNRQALSDSFSVRQITITIRTIINGICYLATFVFGINSIGLFLYSGQLALNSIMGDSASGETNNKGEAQLSSKDSTPTRPVDSTEGNKDDGNKTSEDTK; encoded by the exons ATGCTGCAAACCAAATCCTTCCTCTCATCCAATTACTTCTTCCCTCTCACTTTTCCTCCCAACCCCATTACTTCTCTCACTCCATTTCACAATTTCCTTCAAAAATCCAACTCCACGCGCCGTTCTGTATCAGCCACTAAATCACACGCGCCGTCGTCGTTGCTAGCTGAAGCCCCAGATGAAACGGTTGTTTCCGGAGATGAAACGAACAACGCGCCACCGGAGGAAGGACCCATTGAGCTCCCTTCTTCAATaacgaatatttttgctacctCTGATGACCCTTCGCCGCTTCAAACCGCCACCAGTCTTCTCCTCACCGGAGCTATATCGGTTTTCCTCTTCCGCTCCCTCCGCCGCCGCGCTAAACGAGCCAAAGAACTG AAACTTAGGTCAACGGGAGCGAAGAAAACGTTGAAGGAGGAGGCAGTGGAGAGTTTGAAAGCTATTACGCCAACGCCAATTGATGCCAAGACTCCACCTTCACCTGCTCAGGCACTCTTGGGAGGTTTAACAGCGGGTGTTATTGCACTTCTCCTTTACAAGTTCACCACTACCATCGAAGCTTCTCTGAACCGCCAAGCACTTTCAGATAGTTTCTCG GTTCGCCAGATAACAATAACGATTAG AACTATAATAAATGGAATATGTTACCTTGCGACGTTTGTCTTTGGCATCAACTCTATCGGTTTGTTCCTTTATTCTGGTCAGCTTGCCTTGAACTCTATCATGGGTGATTCTGCTAGTGGAGAAACTAACAATAAAGGTGAAGCACAGTTGAGTTCAAAGGATTCAACACCAACACGTCCTGTAGATAGCACTGAAGGTAACAAAGATGATGGCAATAAAACTTCCGAGGATACAAAATAG
- the LOC125866012 gene encoding protein SAWADEE HOMEODOMAIN HOMOLOG 2 isoform X2, translating into MGRPPSNGGPSFRFNPAEVAEMEAILQAHNITMPAREVLVDLAEKFSSSSERSGKFVVQMKQVWNWFQNRRYAIRAKTAKSPGRYITHPVPQSDPAVVKAPAKLSASPMPHSDPAAGRIMPQAPQPIPAPQVRTISQVPQPLPAPSVAVQSVGRSASDNTQMEFEAKSARDGAWYDVSSFLSHRSVENGDPEVLVRFAGFGAEEDEWVNVRMHVRQRSLPCESSECVAVLPGDLILCFQEGKEQALYYDAHVLDAQRRRHDVRGCRCRFLVRYDHDQSEEIVPLRKVCRRPETDYRLQQLNAESVKQQKIGNDPATGNTMKVYPPADTPQKAQTESRMKLAEPTQKQPALEYTIKPEPNVVPMLQKPSTDSLTGNTLAETTPKLMEEMAEKPVAETAEAPQEEKRETPLAEITNKAPAEAPEQPPAETTPKPLADSTLMPAEATEELPAETTPKPLSASTSKPAEQTEEPLAETTLKPPATSTSKPDEAPEQAPAETTPEPPASSTSNPDEVPKEPPASSTSNPDEAPKEPPAETTSSEETTLEPPAETTPEPPADTTSKPAKESEEPPAETTLEPPADSTSTPVEEASEEHPKAEEHVDAGAPAASTDQDNAHV; encoded by the exons ATGGGAAGGCCGCCGAGTAATGGAGGTCCTTCTTTCCGTTTCAACCCTGCAGAG GTAGCTGAGATGGAAGCTATATTGCAAGCTCATAATATTACAATGCCGGCTCGTGAAGTTCTTGTAGATCTTGCTGAGAAGTTTAG TTCTTCATCGGAGAGATCTGGAAAATTTGTGGTTCAAATGAAACAA GTTTGGAATTGGTTCCAGAATAGACGATATGCTATTAGAGCAAAAACAGCTAAGAGTCCTGGTAGATATATTACCCATCCAGTGCCTCAAAGTGATCCAGCTGTAGTAAAGGCTCCTGCGAAATTGAGTGCCTCACCTATGCCTCACAGTGATCCAGCTGCAGGAAGGATTATGCCCCAAGCCCCTCAACCCATACCTGCTCCTCAAG TGAGAACAATTTCCCAGGTACCTCAACCTCTGCCTGCTCCATCAG TGGCAGTGCAAAGTGTGGGCAGGAGTGCTTCAGATAACACTCAAATGGAGTTCGAAGCTAAATCTGCAAGAGATGGTGCATG GTATGACGTATCAAGCTTCCTGTCACATAGATCTGTGGAGAATGGTGATCCG GAAGTCTTGGTTCGGTTTGCGGGGTTTGGAGCAGAGGAGGATGAATGGGTAAATGTACGTATGCATGTAAGACAGCGATCTCTGCCGTGTGAATCATCGGAATGTGTGGCAGTTCTCCCTGGCGATCTGATTCTTTGCTTCCAG GAAGGGAAAGAGCAGGCTCTGTACTATGATGCACATGTCCTAGATGCTCAAAGACGCAGACATGATGTGAGAGGTTGCCGTTGTCGGTTTCTGGTTCGTTACGACCATGATCAGTCTGAG GAAATTGTTCCTCTGCGGAAGGTTTGTCGTCGGCCTGAAACTGATTATAGGTTGCAGCAACTAAATGCTGAATCTGTGAAGCAGCAGAAAATAGGTAATGACCCTGCAACAGGCAATACTATGAAGGTCTACCCTCCAGCTGATACACCACAGAAAGCCCAAACCGAATCAAGGATGAAACTAGCTGAACCAACACAAAAGCAGCCTGCACTGGAGTACACCATCAAGCCAGAACCCAATGTGGTTCCTATGCTGCAAAAACCTAGTACTGATTCTCTAACAGGAAATACTTTGGCGGAAACAACACCCAAGCTTATGGAAGAAATGGCGGAGAAGCCGGTAGCTGAAACAGCTGAGGCGCCTcaggaagaaaaaagagagacgCCTCTGGCAGAAATAACAAACAAAGCACCAGCAGAAGCACCAGAACAGCCTCCTGCTGAAACAACTCCTAAGCCTTTGGCTGATTCTACATTGATGCCAGCTGAAGCAACAGAGGAGCTACCTGCTGAAACAACTCCTAAGCCTCTGTCTGCTTCTACATCGAAGCCAGCTGAACAAACAGAGGAGCCACTTGCTGAAACAACTCTTAAACCTCCAGCTACATCAACATCGAAACCAGATGAAGCACCAGAGCAGGCTCCCGCTGAAACAACACCTGAACCTCCAGCTTCTTCAACATCAAACCCAGATGAAGTACCAAAGGAGCCTCCTGCTTCTTCAACATCAAACCCAGATGAAGCACCAAAGGAGCCTCCTGCTGAAACAACTTCCTCAGAGGAAACAACTCTTGAGCCTCCTGCTGAAACAACTCCTGAACCTCCGGCTGATACAACATCAAAGCCTGCCAAAGAATCAGAGGAGCCTCCTGCTGAAACAACTCTTGAGCCTCCAGCTGATTCAACATCAACTCCAGTCGAAGAAGCATCAGAGGAGCATCCCAAGGCAGAGGAGCATGTTGATGCTGGAGCCCCCGCAGCATCCACTGATCAGGACAATGCACATGTATAA
- the LOC125866012 gene encoding protein SAWADEE HOMEODOMAIN HOMOLOG 2 isoform X4, with product MGRPPSNGGPSFRFNPAEVAEMEAILQAHNITMPAREVLVDLAEKFSSSSERSGKFVVQMKQVWNWFQNRRYAIRAKTAKSPGRYITHPVPQSDPAVVKAPAKLSASPMPHSDPAAGRIMPQAPQPIPAPQVRTISQVPQPLPAPSVQSVGRSASDNTQMEFEAKSARDGAWYDVSSFLSHRSVENGDPEVLVRFAGFGAEEDEWVNVRMHVRQRSLPCESSECVAVLPGDLILCFQEGKEQALYYDAHVLDAQRRRHDVRGCRCRFLVRYDHDQSEEIVPLRKVCRRPETDYRLQQLNAESVKQQKIGNDPATGNTMKVYPPADTPQKAQTESRMKLAEPTQKQPALEYTIKPEPNVVPMLQKPSTDSLTGNTLAETTPKLMEEMAEKPVAETAEAPQEEKRETPLAEITNKAPAEAPEQPPAETTPKPLADSTLMPAEATEELPAETTPKPLSASTSKPAEQTEEPLAETTLKPPATSTSKPDEAPEQAPAETTPEPPASSTSNPDEVPKEPPASSTSNPDEAPKEPPAETTSSEETTLEPPAETTPEPPADTTSKPAKESEEPPAETTLEPPADSTSTPVEEASEEHPKAEEHVDAGAPAASTDQDNAHV from the exons ATGGGAAGGCCGCCGAGTAATGGAGGTCCTTCTTTCCGTTTCAACCCTGCAGAG GTAGCTGAGATGGAAGCTATATTGCAAGCTCATAATATTACAATGCCGGCTCGTGAAGTTCTTGTAGATCTTGCTGAGAAGTTTAG TTCTTCATCGGAGAGATCTGGAAAATTTGTGGTTCAAATGAAACAA GTTTGGAATTGGTTCCAGAATAGACGATATGCTATTAGAGCAAAAACAGCTAAGAGTCCTGGTAGATATATTACCCATCCAGTGCCTCAAAGTGATCCAGCTGTAGTAAAGGCTCCTGCGAAATTGAGTGCCTCACCTATGCCTCACAGTGATCCAGCTGCAGGAAGGATTATGCCCCAAGCCCCTCAACCCATACCTGCTCCTCAAG TGAGAACAATTTCCCAGGTACCTCAACCTCTGCCTGCTCCATCAG TGCAAAGTGTGGGCAGGAGTGCTTCAGATAACACTCAAATGGAGTTCGAAGCTAAATCTGCAAGAGATGGTGCATG GTATGACGTATCAAGCTTCCTGTCACATAGATCTGTGGAGAATGGTGATCCG GAAGTCTTGGTTCGGTTTGCGGGGTTTGGAGCAGAGGAGGATGAATGGGTAAATGTACGTATGCATGTAAGACAGCGATCTCTGCCGTGTGAATCATCGGAATGTGTGGCAGTTCTCCCTGGCGATCTGATTCTTTGCTTCCAG GAAGGGAAAGAGCAGGCTCTGTACTATGATGCACATGTCCTAGATGCTCAAAGACGCAGACATGATGTGAGAGGTTGCCGTTGTCGGTTTCTGGTTCGTTACGACCATGATCAGTCTGAG GAAATTGTTCCTCTGCGGAAGGTTTGTCGTCGGCCTGAAACTGATTATAGGTTGCAGCAACTAAATGCTGAATCTGTGAAGCAGCAGAAAATAGGTAATGACCCTGCAACAGGCAATACTATGAAGGTCTACCCTCCAGCTGATACACCACAGAAAGCCCAAACCGAATCAAGGATGAAACTAGCTGAACCAACACAAAAGCAGCCTGCACTGGAGTACACCATCAAGCCAGAACCCAATGTGGTTCCTATGCTGCAAAAACCTAGTACTGATTCTCTAACAGGAAATACTTTGGCGGAAACAACACCCAAGCTTATGGAAGAAATGGCGGAGAAGCCGGTAGCTGAAACAGCTGAGGCGCCTcaggaagaaaaaagagagacgCCTCTGGCAGAAATAACAAACAAAGCACCAGCAGAAGCACCAGAACAGCCTCCTGCTGAAACAACTCCTAAGCCTTTGGCTGATTCTACATTGATGCCAGCTGAAGCAACAGAGGAGCTACCTGCTGAAACAACTCCTAAGCCTCTGTCTGCTTCTACATCGAAGCCAGCTGAACAAACAGAGGAGCCACTTGCTGAAACAACTCTTAAACCTCCAGCTACATCAACATCGAAACCAGATGAAGCACCAGAGCAGGCTCCCGCTGAAACAACACCTGAACCTCCAGCTTCTTCAACATCAAACCCAGATGAAGTACCAAAGGAGCCTCCTGCTTCTTCAACATCAAACCCAGATGAAGCACCAAAGGAGCCTCCTGCTGAAACAACTTCCTCAGAGGAAACAACTCTTGAGCCTCCTGCTGAAACAACTCCTGAACCTCCGGCTGATACAACATCAAAGCCTGCCAAAGAATCAGAGGAGCCTCCTGCTGAAACAACTCTTGAGCCTCCAGCTGATTCAACATCAACTCCAGTCGAAGAAGCATCAGAGGAGCATCCCAAGGCAGAGGAGCATGTTGATGCTGGAGCCCCCGCAGCATCCACTGATCAGGACAATGCACATGTATAA
- the LOC125866012 gene encoding protein SAWADEE HOMEODOMAIN HOMOLOG 2 isoform X3: MGRPPSNGGPSFRFNPAEVAEMEAILQAHNITMPAREVLVDLAEKFSSSSERSGKFVVQMKQVWNWFQNRRYAIRAKTAKSPGRYITHPVPQSDPAVVKAPAKLSASPMPHSDPAAGRIMPQAPQPIPAPQATVRTISQVPQPLPAPSVQSVGRSASDNTQMEFEAKSARDGAWYDVSSFLSHRSVENGDPEVLVRFAGFGAEEDEWVNVRMHVRQRSLPCESSECVAVLPGDLILCFQEGKEQALYYDAHVLDAQRRRHDVRGCRCRFLVRYDHDQSEEIVPLRKVCRRPETDYRLQQLNAESVKQQKIGNDPATGNTMKVYPPADTPQKAQTESRMKLAEPTQKQPALEYTIKPEPNVVPMLQKPSTDSLTGNTLAETTPKLMEEMAEKPVAETAEAPQEEKRETPLAEITNKAPAEAPEQPPAETTPKPLADSTLMPAEATEELPAETTPKPLSASTSKPAEQTEEPLAETTLKPPATSTSKPDEAPEQAPAETTPEPPASSTSNPDEVPKEPPASSTSNPDEAPKEPPAETTSSEETTLEPPAETTPEPPADTTSKPAKESEEPPAETTLEPPADSTSTPVEEASEEHPKAEEHVDAGAPAASTDQDNAHV, translated from the exons ATGGGAAGGCCGCCGAGTAATGGAGGTCCTTCTTTCCGTTTCAACCCTGCAGAG GTAGCTGAGATGGAAGCTATATTGCAAGCTCATAATATTACAATGCCGGCTCGTGAAGTTCTTGTAGATCTTGCTGAGAAGTTTAG TTCTTCATCGGAGAGATCTGGAAAATTTGTGGTTCAAATGAAACAA GTTTGGAATTGGTTCCAGAATAGACGATATGCTATTAGAGCAAAAACAGCTAAGAGTCCTGGTAGATATATTACCCATCCAGTGCCTCAAAGTGATCCAGCTGTAGTAAAGGCTCCTGCGAAATTGAGTGCCTCACCTATGCCTCACAGTGATCCAGCTGCAGGAAGGATTATGCCCCAAGCCCCTCAACCCATACCTGCTCCTCAAG CTACAGTGAGAACAATTTCCCAGGTACCTCAACCTCTGCCTGCTCCATCAG TGCAAAGTGTGGGCAGGAGTGCTTCAGATAACACTCAAATGGAGTTCGAAGCTAAATCTGCAAGAGATGGTGCATG GTATGACGTATCAAGCTTCCTGTCACATAGATCTGTGGAGAATGGTGATCCG GAAGTCTTGGTTCGGTTTGCGGGGTTTGGAGCAGAGGAGGATGAATGGGTAAATGTACGTATGCATGTAAGACAGCGATCTCTGCCGTGTGAATCATCGGAATGTGTGGCAGTTCTCCCTGGCGATCTGATTCTTTGCTTCCAG GAAGGGAAAGAGCAGGCTCTGTACTATGATGCACATGTCCTAGATGCTCAAAGACGCAGACATGATGTGAGAGGTTGCCGTTGTCGGTTTCTGGTTCGTTACGACCATGATCAGTCTGAG GAAATTGTTCCTCTGCGGAAGGTTTGTCGTCGGCCTGAAACTGATTATAGGTTGCAGCAACTAAATGCTGAATCTGTGAAGCAGCAGAAAATAGGTAATGACCCTGCAACAGGCAATACTATGAAGGTCTACCCTCCAGCTGATACACCACAGAAAGCCCAAACCGAATCAAGGATGAAACTAGCTGAACCAACACAAAAGCAGCCTGCACTGGAGTACACCATCAAGCCAGAACCCAATGTGGTTCCTATGCTGCAAAAACCTAGTACTGATTCTCTAACAGGAAATACTTTGGCGGAAACAACACCCAAGCTTATGGAAGAAATGGCGGAGAAGCCGGTAGCTGAAACAGCTGAGGCGCCTcaggaagaaaaaagagagacgCCTCTGGCAGAAATAACAAACAAAGCACCAGCAGAAGCACCAGAACAGCCTCCTGCTGAAACAACTCCTAAGCCTTTGGCTGATTCTACATTGATGCCAGCTGAAGCAACAGAGGAGCTACCTGCTGAAACAACTCCTAAGCCTCTGTCTGCTTCTACATCGAAGCCAGCTGAACAAACAGAGGAGCCACTTGCTGAAACAACTCTTAAACCTCCAGCTACATCAACATCGAAACCAGATGAAGCACCAGAGCAGGCTCCCGCTGAAACAACACCTGAACCTCCAGCTTCTTCAACATCAAACCCAGATGAAGTACCAAAGGAGCCTCCTGCTTCTTCAACATCAAACCCAGATGAAGCACCAAAGGAGCCTCCTGCTGAAACAACTTCCTCAGAGGAAACAACTCTTGAGCCTCCTGCTGAAACAACTCCTGAACCTCCGGCTGATACAACATCAAAGCCTGCCAAAGAATCAGAGGAGCCTCCTGCTGAAACAACTCTTGAGCCTCCAGCTGATTCAACATCAACTCCAGTCGAAGAAGCATCAGAGGAGCATCCCAAGGCAGAGGAGCATGTTGATGCTGGAGCCCCCGCAGCATCCACTGATCAGGACAATGCACATGTATAA
- the LOC125866012 gene encoding protein SAWADEE HOMEODOMAIN HOMOLOG 2 isoform X1 — protein MGRPPSNGGPSFRFNPAEVAEMEAILQAHNITMPAREVLVDLAEKFSSSSERSGKFVVQMKQVWNWFQNRRYAIRAKTAKSPGRYITHPVPQSDPAVVKAPAKLSASPMPHSDPAAGRIMPQAPQPIPAPQATVRTISQVPQPLPAPSVAVQSVGRSASDNTQMEFEAKSARDGAWYDVSSFLSHRSVENGDPEVLVRFAGFGAEEDEWVNVRMHVRQRSLPCESSECVAVLPGDLILCFQEGKEQALYYDAHVLDAQRRRHDVRGCRCRFLVRYDHDQSEEIVPLRKVCRRPETDYRLQQLNAESVKQQKIGNDPATGNTMKVYPPADTPQKAQTESRMKLAEPTQKQPALEYTIKPEPNVVPMLQKPSTDSLTGNTLAETTPKLMEEMAEKPVAETAEAPQEEKRETPLAEITNKAPAEAPEQPPAETTPKPLADSTLMPAEATEELPAETTPKPLSASTSKPAEQTEEPLAETTLKPPATSTSKPDEAPEQAPAETTPEPPASSTSNPDEVPKEPPASSTSNPDEAPKEPPAETTSSEETTLEPPAETTPEPPADTTSKPAKESEEPPAETTLEPPADSTSTPVEEASEEHPKAEEHVDAGAPAASTDQDNAHV, from the exons ATGGGAAGGCCGCCGAGTAATGGAGGTCCTTCTTTCCGTTTCAACCCTGCAGAG GTAGCTGAGATGGAAGCTATATTGCAAGCTCATAATATTACAATGCCGGCTCGTGAAGTTCTTGTAGATCTTGCTGAGAAGTTTAG TTCTTCATCGGAGAGATCTGGAAAATTTGTGGTTCAAATGAAACAA GTTTGGAATTGGTTCCAGAATAGACGATATGCTATTAGAGCAAAAACAGCTAAGAGTCCTGGTAGATATATTACCCATCCAGTGCCTCAAAGTGATCCAGCTGTAGTAAAGGCTCCTGCGAAATTGAGTGCCTCACCTATGCCTCACAGTGATCCAGCTGCAGGAAGGATTATGCCCCAAGCCCCTCAACCCATACCTGCTCCTCAAG CTACAGTGAGAACAATTTCCCAGGTACCTCAACCTCTGCCTGCTCCATCAG TGGCAGTGCAAAGTGTGGGCAGGAGTGCTTCAGATAACACTCAAATGGAGTTCGAAGCTAAATCTGCAAGAGATGGTGCATG GTATGACGTATCAAGCTTCCTGTCACATAGATCTGTGGAGAATGGTGATCCG GAAGTCTTGGTTCGGTTTGCGGGGTTTGGAGCAGAGGAGGATGAATGGGTAAATGTACGTATGCATGTAAGACAGCGATCTCTGCCGTGTGAATCATCGGAATGTGTGGCAGTTCTCCCTGGCGATCTGATTCTTTGCTTCCAG GAAGGGAAAGAGCAGGCTCTGTACTATGATGCACATGTCCTAGATGCTCAAAGACGCAGACATGATGTGAGAGGTTGCCGTTGTCGGTTTCTGGTTCGTTACGACCATGATCAGTCTGAG GAAATTGTTCCTCTGCGGAAGGTTTGTCGTCGGCCTGAAACTGATTATAGGTTGCAGCAACTAAATGCTGAATCTGTGAAGCAGCAGAAAATAGGTAATGACCCTGCAACAGGCAATACTATGAAGGTCTACCCTCCAGCTGATACACCACAGAAAGCCCAAACCGAATCAAGGATGAAACTAGCTGAACCAACACAAAAGCAGCCTGCACTGGAGTACACCATCAAGCCAGAACCCAATGTGGTTCCTATGCTGCAAAAACCTAGTACTGATTCTCTAACAGGAAATACTTTGGCGGAAACAACACCCAAGCTTATGGAAGAAATGGCGGAGAAGCCGGTAGCTGAAACAGCTGAGGCGCCTcaggaagaaaaaagagagacgCCTCTGGCAGAAATAACAAACAAAGCACCAGCAGAAGCACCAGAACAGCCTCCTGCTGAAACAACTCCTAAGCCTTTGGCTGATTCTACATTGATGCCAGCTGAAGCAACAGAGGAGCTACCTGCTGAAACAACTCCTAAGCCTCTGTCTGCTTCTACATCGAAGCCAGCTGAACAAACAGAGGAGCCACTTGCTGAAACAACTCTTAAACCTCCAGCTACATCAACATCGAAACCAGATGAAGCACCAGAGCAGGCTCCCGCTGAAACAACACCTGAACCTCCAGCTTCTTCAACATCAAACCCAGATGAAGTACCAAAGGAGCCTCCTGCTTCTTCAACATCAAACCCAGATGAAGCACCAAAGGAGCCTCCTGCTGAAACAACTTCCTCAGAGGAAACAACTCTTGAGCCTCCTGCTGAAACAACTCCTGAACCTCCGGCTGATACAACATCAAAGCCTGCCAAAGAATCAGAGGAGCCTCCTGCTGAAACAACTCTTGAGCCTCCAGCTGATTCAACATCAACTCCAGTCGAAGAAGCATCAGAGGAGCATCCCAAGGCAGAGGAGCATGTTGATGCTGGAGCCCCCGCAGCATCCACTGATCAGGACAATGCACATGTATAA